One window of the Anas acuta chromosome 12, bAnaAcu1.1, whole genome shotgun sequence genome contains the following:
- the ACSBG1 gene encoding long-chain-fatty-acid--CoA ligase ACSBG1 isoform X1, with the protein MPNSGETLPKKSQDENGISTDTQPICRDLLTCFEDTQDERGDPREGTQEEPAEALWTSFADGRVRLRIDNSCPQTPITVHQMFKESLEKYGSLNALASRKNGKWEKITFSEYYCFSRKAAKSFLKLGLERFHSVAILGFNSPEWFISAVGAVFAGGIVTGIYTTNSPEACHYIAYDSKTNIMVVENRKQLDKIMQIWNRLPHLKAVVLYKDSIPERCPNLYTMEEFLDLGDDISDATLDDIINSQKPNQCCVLIYTSGTTGKPKGAMLSHDNITWTSAHCSRAGDMQPAEVQQESIVSYLPLSHIAAQIYDLWTGIKWGEQVYFAEPDALKGSLINTLKEVRPTSHMGVPRVWEKIMEKLKDASAQSGFLKRKMLSWAMSVSLERNLNCSSSSDLKQFWTRLADYLVLAKIRNALGFSCCQKHFCGAAPLNTETLYFFLGLNITLYEAYGMSETTGPHCLSGPYNYRQHSCGKPVPGCRVKLVNEDTEGNGEICFWGRTVFMGYLNMEDKTKEAFDEDGWLHSGDLGKLDEDGFLYVTGRIKDLIITAGGENVPPVPIEDAVKKELPIVSNAMVIGDKKKFLSMLLTLKSVLDPDTSDPTDLLTEQAREFCQKSGSKATKVSEIVATRDQAIYQAIQEGINKVNMSATNRVHCIQKWIVLPRDFSISGGELGPTMKLKRLTVLEKYRKEVDSFYQE; encoded by the exons AATATCTACAGATACACAGCCTATCTGCAGAGATTTGCTGACTTGTTTTGAGGACACCCAAGATGAGAGAGGAGACCCAAGAGAAGGGACCCAAGAAGAGCCAGCAG agGCTTTGTGGACTTCCTTTGCTGATGGCAGAGTCAGGCTGAGAATAGATAACTCATGTCCGCAGACTCCCATAACAGTTCATCAGATGTTCAAGGAGAGCCTAGAAAAATACGGATCTCTTAATGCTTTGGCAAGCAGAAAGAATGGAAAGTGGGAGAAGATAACTTTTTCAGAGTATTATTgcttttccaggaaagcagcCAAGAGCTTCTTGAAG CTTGGTCTTGAACGATTCCACAGCGTAGCAATCCTTGGATTTAATTCTCCGGAATGGTTCATCTCAGCTGTTGGAGCTGTTTTTGCTGG AGGAATTGTCACAGGAATATATACAACCAATTCACCAGAGGCCTGCCACTACATTGCTTATGATAGCAAAACCAACATCATGGTTGTGGAAAATCGGAAACAACTGGACAAGATAATGCAG ATCTGGAATCGTTTGCCACACTTGAAAGCAGTTGTGCTGTACAAGGACTCCATTCCAGAGAGATGTCCAAATCTGTATACG ATGGAAGAGTTTCTGGACTTGGGAGATGACATATCTGATGCTACTTTGGATGATATTATTAACTCCCAAAAGCCGAATCAATGCTGTGTACTAATATATACGTCCGGAACAACTGGGAAGCCAAAAGGAGCCATGTTGAGTCATGACAAT ataACTTGGACATCAGCACattgcagcagagcaggagataTGCAACCTGCAGAGGTCCAACAAGAGTCCATAGTCAGTTATCTTCCACTCAGCCACATAGCTGCACAGATATATGACCTGTGGACTGGAATCAAATGGGGAGAACAAGTTTACTTTGCTGAGCCAGATGCTCTCAAG GGCAGCTTGATCAACACACTAAAAGAAGTGCGGCCAACATCTCACATGGGAGTTCCCAGAGTGTGGGAGAAAATCATGGAGAAGTTGAAGGATGCTTCTGCTCAGTCAGgatttctgaagaggaaaatgctgTCATGGGCTATGTCAGTTAGCTTAGAGAGAAACCTGAACTGCTCAAGCAG CAGTGACCTAAAGCAGTTTTGGACAAGGTTAGCAGACTACTTGGTGCTTGCTAAAATACGCAACGCTCTGGGTTTTTCTTGCTGTCAGAAGCACTTTTGTGGTGCTGCTCCACTCAATACagaaacactgtattttttcttggGTCTGAACATCACCTTATATGAGGCCTATGGAATGAGTGAAACCACAGGCCCACATTGCCTGTCTGGGCCATATAATTACAGGCAGCACAG CTGTGGCAAACCAGTACCTGGCTGCAGAGTGAAATTGGTGAATGAAGACACAGAAGGCAATGGAGAAATCTGTTTCTGGGGAAGGACTGTTTTCATGGGTTATTTAAATatggaagacaaaacaaaagaagcGTTTGATGAGGATGGGTGGCTGCATTCTGGAGATTTAGGAAAACTAGATGAGGATGGCTTTCTCTATGTCACTGGAAGAATTAAAG aTTTGATTATTACAGCTGGAGGTGAAAATGTGCCTCCAGTTCCAATTGAAGATGCTGTGAAAAAAGAACTCCCAATTGTTAGTAATGCCATGGTGATTGGAGACAAAAAGAAGTTTTTGTCCATGTTGTTGACCCTAAAA AGTGTACTGGATCCAGATACATCAGATCCCACTGACCTCCTCACTGAGCAAGCTAGAGAATTCTGCCAGAAGAGTGGTAGTAAAGCCACTAAAGTATCAGAGATAGTAGCTACAAGGGATCAGGCAATCTACCAGGCCATTCAAGAGGGAATCAACAAAGTCAACATGAGTGCTACAAATAGGGTTCATTGTATTCAAAAATGGATAGTTCTGCCAagagatttttccatttctgggGGAGAACTAG GTCCGACAATGAAGTTAAAACGGCTCACTGTGcttgagaaatacagaaaagaagtaGACTCCTTCTATCAAGAATAA
- the ACSBG1 gene encoding long-chain-fatty-acid--CoA ligase ACSBG1 isoform X2, translating into MPNSGETLPKKSQDENGISTDTQPICRDLLTCFEDTQDERGDPREGTQEEPAEALWTSFADGRVRLRIDNSCPQTPITVHQMFKESLEKYGSLNALASRKNGKWEKITFSEYYCFSRKAAKSFLKLGLERFHSVAILGFNSPEWFISAVGAVFAGGIVTGIYTTNSPEACHYIAYDSKTNIMVVENRKQLDKIMQIWNRLPHLKAVVLYKDSIPERCPNLYTMEEFLDLGDDISDATLDDIINSQKPNQCCVLIYTSGTTGKPKGAMLSHDNITWTSAHCSRAGDMQPAEVQQESIVSYLPLSHIAAQIYDLWTGIKWGEQVYFAEPDALKGSLINTLKEVRPTSHMGVPRVWEKIMEKLKDASAQSGFLKRKMLSWAMSVSLERNLNCSSSDLKQFWTRLADYLVLAKIRNALGFSCCQKHFCGAAPLNTETLYFFLGLNITLYEAYGMSETTGPHCLSGPYNYRQHSCGKPVPGCRVKLVNEDTEGNGEICFWGRTVFMGYLNMEDKTKEAFDEDGWLHSGDLGKLDEDGFLYVTGRIKDLIITAGGENVPPVPIEDAVKKELPIVSNAMVIGDKKKFLSMLLTLKSVLDPDTSDPTDLLTEQAREFCQKSGSKATKVSEIVATRDQAIYQAIQEGINKVNMSATNRVHCIQKWIVLPRDFSISGGELGPTMKLKRLTVLEKYRKEVDSFYQE; encoded by the exons AATATCTACAGATACACAGCCTATCTGCAGAGATTTGCTGACTTGTTTTGAGGACACCCAAGATGAGAGAGGAGACCCAAGAGAAGGGACCCAAGAAGAGCCAGCAG agGCTTTGTGGACTTCCTTTGCTGATGGCAGAGTCAGGCTGAGAATAGATAACTCATGTCCGCAGACTCCCATAACAGTTCATCAGATGTTCAAGGAGAGCCTAGAAAAATACGGATCTCTTAATGCTTTGGCAAGCAGAAAGAATGGAAAGTGGGAGAAGATAACTTTTTCAGAGTATTATTgcttttccaggaaagcagcCAAGAGCTTCTTGAAG CTTGGTCTTGAACGATTCCACAGCGTAGCAATCCTTGGATTTAATTCTCCGGAATGGTTCATCTCAGCTGTTGGAGCTGTTTTTGCTGG AGGAATTGTCACAGGAATATATACAACCAATTCACCAGAGGCCTGCCACTACATTGCTTATGATAGCAAAACCAACATCATGGTTGTGGAAAATCGGAAACAACTGGACAAGATAATGCAG ATCTGGAATCGTTTGCCACACTTGAAAGCAGTTGTGCTGTACAAGGACTCCATTCCAGAGAGATGTCCAAATCTGTATACG ATGGAAGAGTTTCTGGACTTGGGAGATGACATATCTGATGCTACTTTGGATGATATTATTAACTCCCAAAAGCCGAATCAATGCTGTGTACTAATATATACGTCCGGAACAACTGGGAAGCCAAAAGGAGCCATGTTGAGTCATGACAAT ataACTTGGACATCAGCACattgcagcagagcaggagataTGCAACCTGCAGAGGTCCAACAAGAGTCCATAGTCAGTTATCTTCCACTCAGCCACATAGCTGCACAGATATATGACCTGTGGACTGGAATCAAATGGGGAGAACAAGTTTACTTTGCTGAGCCAGATGCTCTCAAG GGCAGCTTGATCAACACACTAAAAGAAGTGCGGCCAACATCTCACATGGGAGTTCCCAGAGTGTGGGAGAAAATCATGGAGAAGTTGAAGGATGCTTCTGCTCAGTCAGgatttctgaagaggaaaatgctgTCATGGGCTATGTCAGTTAGCTTAGAGAGAAACCTGAACTGCTCAAGCAG TGACCTAAAGCAGTTTTGGACAAGGTTAGCAGACTACTTGGTGCTTGCTAAAATACGCAACGCTCTGGGTTTTTCTTGCTGTCAGAAGCACTTTTGTGGTGCTGCTCCACTCAATACagaaacactgtattttttcttggGTCTGAACATCACCTTATATGAGGCCTATGGAATGAGTGAAACCACAGGCCCACATTGCCTGTCTGGGCCATATAATTACAGGCAGCACAG CTGTGGCAAACCAGTACCTGGCTGCAGAGTGAAATTGGTGAATGAAGACACAGAAGGCAATGGAGAAATCTGTTTCTGGGGAAGGACTGTTTTCATGGGTTATTTAAATatggaagacaaaacaaaagaagcGTTTGATGAGGATGGGTGGCTGCATTCTGGAGATTTAGGAAAACTAGATGAGGATGGCTTTCTCTATGTCACTGGAAGAATTAAAG aTTTGATTATTACAGCTGGAGGTGAAAATGTGCCTCCAGTTCCAATTGAAGATGCTGTGAAAAAAGAACTCCCAATTGTTAGTAATGCCATGGTGATTGGAGACAAAAAGAAGTTTTTGTCCATGTTGTTGACCCTAAAA AGTGTACTGGATCCAGATACATCAGATCCCACTGACCTCCTCACTGAGCAAGCTAGAGAATTCTGCCAGAAGAGTGGTAGTAAAGCCACTAAAGTATCAGAGATAGTAGCTACAAGGGATCAGGCAATCTACCAGGCCATTCAAGAGGGAATCAACAAAGTCAACATGAGTGCTACAAATAGGGTTCATTGTATTCAAAAATGGATAGTTCTGCCAagagatttttccatttctgggGGAGAACTAG GTCCGACAATGAAGTTAAAACGGCTCACTGTGcttgagaaatacagaaaagaagtaGACTCCTTCTATCAAGAATAA
- the ACSBG1 gene encoding long-chain-fatty-acid--CoA ligase ACSBG1 isoform X3, protein MPNSGETLPKKSQDENGISTDTQPICRDLLTCFEDTQDERGDPREGTQEEPAEALWTSFADGRVRLRIDNSCPQTPITVHQMFKESLEKYGSLNALASRKNGKWEKITFSEYYCFSRKAAKSFLKLGLERFHSVAILGFNSPEWFISAVGAVFAGGIVTGIYTTNSPEACHYIAYDSKTNIMVVENRKQLDKIMQIWNRLPHLKAVVLYKDSIPERCPNLYTMEEFLDLGDDISDATLDDIINSQKPNQCCVLIYTSGTTGKPKGAMLSHDNITWTSAHCSRAGDMQPAEVQQESIVSYLPLSHIAAQIYDLWTGIKWGEQVYFAEPDALKGSLINTLKEVRPTSHMGVPRVWEKIMEKLKDASAQSGFLKRKMLSWAMSVSLERNLNCSSSCGKPVPGCRVKLVNEDTEGNGEICFWGRTVFMGYLNMEDKTKEAFDEDGWLHSGDLGKLDEDGFLYVTGRIKDLIITAGGENVPPVPIEDAVKKELPIVSNAMVIGDKKKFLSMLLTLKSVLDPDTSDPTDLLTEQAREFCQKSGSKATKVSEIVATRDQAIYQAIQEGINKVNMSATNRVHCIQKWIVLPRDFSISGGELGPTMKLKRLTVLEKYRKEVDSFYQE, encoded by the exons AATATCTACAGATACACAGCCTATCTGCAGAGATTTGCTGACTTGTTTTGAGGACACCCAAGATGAGAGAGGAGACCCAAGAGAAGGGACCCAAGAAGAGCCAGCAG agGCTTTGTGGACTTCCTTTGCTGATGGCAGAGTCAGGCTGAGAATAGATAACTCATGTCCGCAGACTCCCATAACAGTTCATCAGATGTTCAAGGAGAGCCTAGAAAAATACGGATCTCTTAATGCTTTGGCAAGCAGAAAGAATGGAAAGTGGGAGAAGATAACTTTTTCAGAGTATTATTgcttttccaggaaagcagcCAAGAGCTTCTTGAAG CTTGGTCTTGAACGATTCCACAGCGTAGCAATCCTTGGATTTAATTCTCCGGAATGGTTCATCTCAGCTGTTGGAGCTGTTTTTGCTGG AGGAATTGTCACAGGAATATATACAACCAATTCACCAGAGGCCTGCCACTACATTGCTTATGATAGCAAAACCAACATCATGGTTGTGGAAAATCGGAAACAACTGGACAAGATAATGCAG ATCTGGAATCGTTTGCCACACTTGAAAGCAGTTGTGCTGTACAAGGACTCCATTCCAGAGAGATGTCCAAATCTGTATACG ATGGAAGAGTTTCTGGACTTGGGAGATGACATATCTGATGCTACTTTGGATGATATTATTAACTCCCAAAAGCCGAATCAATGCTGTGTACTAATATATACGTCCGGAACAACTGGGAAGCCAAAAGGAGCCATGTTGAGTCATGACAAT ataACTTGGACATCAGCACattgcagcagagcaggagataTGCAACCTGCAGAGGTCCAACAAGAGTCCATAGTCAGTTATCTTCCACTCAGCCACATAGCTGCACAGATATATGACCTGTGGACTGGAATCAAATGGGGAGAACAAGTTTACTTTGCTGAGCCAGATGCTCTCAAG GGCAGCTTGATCAACACACTAAAAGAAGTGCGGCCAACATCTCACATGGGAGTTCCCAGAGTGTGGGAGAAAATCATGGAGAAGTTGAAGGATGCTTCTGCTCAGTCAGgatttctgaagaggaaaatgctgTCATGGGCTATGTCAGTTAGCTTAGAGAGAAACCTGAACTGCTCAAGCAG CTGTGGCAAACCAGTACCTGGCTGCAGAGTGAAATTGGTGAATGAAGACACAGAAGGCAATGGAGAAATCTGTTTCTGGGGAAGGACTGTTTTCATGGGTTATTTAAATatggaagacaaaacaaaagaagcGTTTGATGAGGATGGGTGGCTGCATTCTGGAGATTTAGGAAAACTAGATGAGGATGGCTTTCTCTATGTCACTGGAAGAATTAAAG aTTTGATTATTACAGCTGGAGGTGAAAATGTGCCTCCAGTTCCAATTGAAGATGCTGTGAAAAAAGAACTCCCAATTGTTAGTAATGCCATGGTGATTGGAGACAAAAAGAAGTTTTTGTCCATGTTGTTGACCCTAAAA AGTGTACTGGATCCAGATACATCAGATCCCACTGACCTCCTCACTGAGCAAGCTAGAGAATTCTGCCAGAAGAGTGGTAGTAAAGCCACTAAAGTATCAGAGATAGTAGCTACAAGGGATCAGGCAATCTACCAGGCCATTCAAGAGGGAATCAACAAAGTCAACATGAGTGCTACAAATAGGGTTCATTGTATTCAAAAATGGATAGTTCTGCCAagagatttttccatttctgggGGAGAACTAG GTCCGACAATGAAGTTAAAACGGCTCACTGTGcttgagaaatacagaaaagaagtaGACTCCTTCTATCAAGAATAA
- the ACSBG1 gene encoding long-chain-fatty-acid--CoA ligase ACSBG1 isoform X4 produces MFKESLEKYGSLNALASRKNGKWEKITFSEYYCFSRKAAKSFLKLGLERFHSVAILGFNSPEWFISAVGAVFAGGIVTGIYTTNSPEACHYIAYDSKTNIMVVENRKQLDKIMQIWNRLPHLKAVVLYKDSIPERCPNLYTMEEFLDLGDDISDATLDDIINSQKPNQCCVLIYTSGTTGKPKGAMLSHDNITWTSAHCSRAGDMQPAEVQQESIVSYLPLSHIAAQIYDLWTGIKWGEQVYFAEPDALKGSLINTLKEVRPTSHMGVPRVWEKIMEKLKDASAQSGFLKRKMLSWAMSVSLERNLNCSSSSDLKQFWTRLADYLVLAKIRNALGFSCCQKHFCGAAPLNTETLYFFLGLNITLYEAYGMSETTGPHCLSGPYNYRQHSCGKPVPGCRVKLVNEDTEGNGEICFWGRTVFMGYLNMEDKTKEAFDEDGWLHSGDLGKLDEDGFLYVTGRIKDLIITAGGENVPPVPIEDAVKKELPIVSNAMVIGDKKKFLSMLLTLKSVLDPDTSDPTDLLTEQAREFCQKSGSKATKVSEIVATRDQAIYQAIQEGINKVNMSATNRVHCIQKWIVLPRDFSISGGELGPTMKLKRLTVLEKYRKEVDSFYQE; encoded by the exons ATGTTCAAGGAGAGCCTAGAAAAATACGGATCTCTTAATGCTTTGGCAAGCAGAAAGAATGGAAAGTGGGAGAAGATAACTTTTTCAGAGTATTATTgcttttccaggaaagcagcCAAGAGCTTCTTGAAG CTTGGTCTTGAACGATTCCACAGCGTAGCAATCCTTGGATTTAATTCTCCGGAATGGTTCATCTCAGCTGTTGGAGCTGTTTTTGCTGG AGGAATTGTCACAGGAATATATACAACCAATTCACCAGAGGCCTGCCACTACATTGCTTATGATAGCAAAACCAACATCATGGTTGTGGAAAATCGGAAACAACTGGACAAGATAATGCAG ATCTGGAATCGTTTGCCACACTTGAAAGCAGTTGTGCTGTACAAGGACTCCATTCCAGAGAGATGTCCAAATCTGTATACG ATGGAAGAGTTTCTGGACTTGGGAGATGACATATCTGATGCTACTTTGGATGATATTATTAACTCCCAAAAGCCGAATCAATGCTGTGTACTAATATATACGTCCGGAACAACTGGGAAGCCAAAAGGAGCCATGTTGAGTCATGACAAT ataACTTGGACATCAGCACattgcagcagagcaggagataTGCAACCTGCAGAGGTCCAACAAGAGTCCATAGTCAGTTATCTTCCACTCAGCCACATAGCTGCACAGATATATGACCTGTGGACTGGAATCAAATGGGGAGAACAAGTTTACTTTGCTGAGCCAGATGCTCTCAAG GGCAGCTTGATCAACACACTAAAAGAAGTGCGGCCAACATCTCACATGGGAGTTCCCAGAGTGTGGGAGAAAATCATGGAGAAGTTGAAGGATGCTTCTGCTCAGTCAGgatttctgaagaggaaaatgctgTCATGGGCTATGTCAGTTAGCTTAGAGAGAAACCTGAACTGCTCAAGCAG CAGTGACCTAAAGCAGTTTTGGACAAGGTTAGCAGACTACTTGGTGCTTGCTAAAATACGCAACGCTCTGGGTTTTTCTTGCTGTCAGAAGCACTTTTGTGGTGCTGCTCCACTCAATACagaaacactgtattttttcttggGTCTGAACATCACCTTATATGAGGCCTATGGAATGAGTGAAACCACAGGCCCACATTGCCTGTCTGGGCCATATAATTACAGGCAGCACAG CTGTGGCAAACCAGTACCTGGCTGCAGAGTGAAATTGGTGAATGAAGACACAGAAGGCAATGGAGAAATCTGTTTCTGGGGAAGGACTGTTTTCATGGGTTATTTAAATatggaagacaaaacaaaagaagcGTTTGATGAGGATGGGTGGCTGCATTCTGGAGATTTAGGAAAACTAGATGAGGATGGCTTTCTCTATGTCACTGGAAGAATTAAAG aTTTGATTATTACAGCTGGAGGTGAAAATGTGCCTCCAGTTCCAATTGAAGATGCTGTGAAAAAAGAACTCCCAATTGTTAGTAATGCCATGGTGATTGGAGACAAAAAGAAGTTTTTGTCCATGTTGTTGACCCTAAAA AGTGTACTGGATCCAGATACATCAGATCCCACTGACCTCCTCACTGAGCAAGCTAGAGAATTCTGCCAGAAGAGTGGTAGTAAAGCCACTAAAGTATCAGAGATAGTAGCTACAAGGGATCAGGCAATCTACCAGGCCATTCAAGAGGGAATCAACAAAGTCAACATGAGTGCTACAAATAGGGTTCATTGTATTCAAAAATGGATAGTTCTGCCAagagatttttccatttctgggGGAGAACTAG GTCCGACAATGAAGTTAAAACGGCTCACTGTGcttgagaaatacagaaaagaagtaGACTCCTTCTATCAAGAATAA